In Ciona intestinalis unplaced genomic scaffold, KH HT000072.2, whole genome shotgun sequence, the following are encoded in one genomic region:
- the LOC108949273 gene encoding CAD protein-like encodes MYSAYLLFEDGSKYEGFSFGANTNKEGEIVFQTGMVGYPQSLTDPSYFGQILMLTYPLVGNYGVPGDNIDEYKLSKWFESSKVQVSGLVVSECCERPSHWSAKKSLSSWLIEHGIPAIQGIDTRALTKKIRTQGTMLCKLITQFDQPVGEKFYNQNDINLVERVSTKNVLTFNDDGRFHVVAVDCGIKQNQIRCLVKRGARVTVVPWDFNFNNLEFDGLFLSNGPGDPEKCGATIKNIKDFLANKRTKPLFGICLGHQLLSLAIGCSAFKMKFGNRGQNQPCVLGSTNRCFITSQNHGFAIDTSSLPEDWRPLFVNANDHTNEGIINNSKPYFTCQFHPEHEPGPQDLEILFDVFLQSVQQHLAKDETTNIEILLKQYLGESPSTKATNREVSPKKVLILGSGGLSIGQAGEFDYSGTQAIKALKEENIRIILINPNIATVQTSAGFADKVYFLPITAEYVEQVISSEHPDGILLSFGGQTALNCGIALNKKGVFDAYNVKVLGTPITSIEMTEDRKAFALKMMEIGEAVAPSDAAYDMQQAEDIAERLGYPVLVRAAYALGGLGSGFANNQQQLVKLVTTAFAHSTQVFIDKSLKGWKEVEYEVMRDAYGNCITVCNMENIDPLGIHTGESIVVAPSQTLTNHDYNRLRSTAISCIQHLGVVGECNIQYAINPESDEKYIIEVNARLSRSSALASKATGYPLAYIAAKLALGKSLPSLLNAATNSTTANFEPSLDYCVIKVPRWDLRKFSRVSNEIGSSMKSVGEVMGVGRTFEEAFQKSLRMVNEDWDGFSHYLEQVSEETLRTPTDRRILVLASALYAGYDVNTLYDLTKIDKWFIHKFKNISDITKELEKFEFSENKSSVDAKQLMLKAKKNGFSDSQIAKLTKSTQLFVRQFRKSLQIQPTVRQIDTVSAEWPASTNYLYMTYAACNEHDVECMGGSIIVLGSGAYRIGSSVEFDWCAVQCVAELNKLGYKTIMINCNPETVSTDYDQCDRLYFEELSFESVMDVCEYEKPAGVILSMGGQLPNNIAMALHHQQVRVLGSLPESIDNAENRFKFSRMLDNIKISQPQWKELTQIDEVKTFCNKVRYPCLVRPSYVLSGAAMSVIHTEDDLSNYLKNAAEVSKEHPVVISKFIMDAKEIDVDAVACDGEVVVMAVSEHVENAGVHSGDATLVTPPQDLNNETLEKIHQIVRAIGRELEVNGPFNLQLIAKENQLKVIECNVRTSRSFPFVSKTLGCNLVAVATRAIMGQPLDIKQPVGTEQYKSDILLSGPKVGVKVAQFSFSRLGGADVMLGVEMASTGEVACFGLTRYEAYLKALLSTGFKIPQKDILLSIGSYKHKSEFLPSVRTLAHLGFTLYGTVGTADFYTEHGIKVKALDWPNEENEKKSKNISQYSIKEYLTNNIFGLVINLPMRSGGGSGSGSSARQSANPSSVATRGYLFRRLAIDLSVPLITDVKCAKLFVQAMRKLDGKAPKLHPHIDCITSKSLIKLPGMV; translated from the exons ATGTATTCTGCATATCTTTTGTTCGAAGATGGGTCGAAATATGAAGGTTTCAGTTTTGGTGCAAACACGAATAAAGAGGGGGAAattg TTTTCCAAACTGGTATGGTTGGTTATCCGCAGTCACTCACCGACCCCTCGTACTTTGGCCAAATACTGATGCTGACGTATCCGTTGGTTGGTAACTATGGGGTTCCCGGGGATAATATTGATGAATATAAGTTGTCAAAATg GTTTGAGTCGAGTAAGGTTCAAGTGTCTGGGTTGGTCGTTTCGGAATGTTGCGAACGTCCGAGTCACTGGAGCGCGAAGAAGTCGTTGTCGTCGTGGTTAATTGAACACGGCATACCTGCGATACAAG GAATTGACACACGGGCATTGACAAAGAAAATTCGAACGCAAGGTACAATGTTGTGTAAACTAATCACCCAGTTTGATCAACCAGTTGGGGAGAAGTTCTACAACCAGAACGACATTAATTTGGTTGAAAGGGTTTCGACCAAG AATGTTCTTACATTTAACGATGATGGAAGGTTCCATGTCGTTGCAGTGGATTGCggaattaaacaaaaccagATCAGGTGTTTAGTAAAGAGGGGAGCGCGGGTTACTGTCGTGCCGTGggattttaactttaacaactTAG aatTCGACGGATTATTCTTGAGCAATGGTCCGGGAGACCCAGAAAAATGTGGAGCAACAATCAAGAATATAAAAG attttcTTGCCAACAAACGAACGAAACCTTTATTTGGTATTTGCCTCGGTCATCAACTGCTATCATTGGCCATAGGATGTTCTGCGTTTAAAATGAAGTTTGGAAATCGTGGGCAGAATCAGCCATGTGTGTTGGGATCAACTAACAGATgctttattacatcacag aacCATGGATTTGCAATCGACACGTCATCTTTACCCGAAGATTGGCGTCCATTGTTTGTAAACGCCAACGATCACACGAATGAaggaataataaataattcaaagcCTTATTTCACTTGTCAGTTTCACCCCGAACATGAA CCAGGACCACAGGATCTTGAAATTCTCTTCGATGTTTTCCTTCAATCCGTGCAACAACACCTTGCTAAAGACGAGacaacaaacatagaaatcctatTAAAACAATACCTTGGGGAATCCCCATCAACAAAGGCAACAAACCGTGAAGTTTCAccgaaaaaagttttaattctCGGATCAGGAG GTTTAAGCATCGGACAAGCAGGGGAGTTTGACTATTCGGGCACGCAAGCCATCAAGGCATTAAAGGAAGAAAATATTCggattattttaattaacccAAATATTGCAACTGTTCAAACATCAGCGGGGTTCGCagataaagtttattttcttccaataacCGCTGAATATGTGGAACAG GTGATTAGTAGCGAACATCCCGATGGGATCCTTCTTTCATTCGGAGGACAAACCGCGCTTAACTGCGGCATCGCGCTTAATAAAAAAGGGGTGTTCGATGCATACAATGTAAAG GTTTTGGGAACCCCAATAACGTCGATTGAAATGACGGAAGATCGAAAAGCGTTCGCTCTCAAGATGATGGAGATCGGGGAGGCGGTTGCCCCGAGTGATGCTGCGTACGATATGCAACAG GCTGAAGACATTGCCGAAAGACTTGGCTACCCAGTGTTGGTTCGTGCAGCTTATGCATTAGGGGGGTTGGGGTCGGGTTTTGCGAATAATCAACAACAACTCGTTAAACTTGTTACAACAGCTTTCGCACACTCAACACAG gtgttTATTGACAAATCGTTGAAGGGGTGGAAGGAGGTCGAGTATGAAGTCATGCGCGACGCTTATGGGAATTGTATTACT GTATGCAACATGGAAAACATCGACCCTCTCGGTATCCACACGGGGGAGTCAATAGTTGTTGCACCGAGTCAAACGTTAACGAATCACGATTATAACCGGTTGCGTTCGACTGCTATAAGTTGCATTCAACACCTTGGGGTGGTGGGAGAATGCAATATTCAATATGCCATTAACCCAGAGTCAGATGAG AAATACATTATTGAGGTGAATGCTCGATTGTCACGAAGTAGTGCGCTTGCAAGCAAAGCTACCGGCTACCCACTCGCTTACATCGCAGCTAAACTTGCACTGGGAAAGTCTTTACCCTCGTTGTT GAACGCGGCAACGAACTCAACCACTGCTAACTTTGAACCAAGTTTGGATTATTGTGTGATTAAAGTACCGCGTTGGGATTTAAGAAAATTTTCGAGGGTTAGCAACGAGATTGGAAGTAGCATGAAAAGTGTGGGAGAG GTAATGGGCGTGGGTCGAACTTTTGAAGAAGCTTTCCAGAAGTCGTTACGAATGGTGAACGAGGATTGGGACGGATTCTCACATTATTTAGAGCAAGTTTCAGAAGAA acGCTGAGAACACCAACAGACAGGCGGATTCTAGTATTAGCTTCGGCATTGTATGCTGGTTATGATGTCAATACCCTCTATGACCTCACAAAGATAGACAAATGGttcattcataaatttaaGAACAtaagtgacatcacaaaggaGTTGGAGAAGTTTGAGTTTAGCGAAAACAAAAGTTCGGTTGATGCAAAGCAGTTGATGTTGAAAGCGAAGAAAAACGGATTCTCAGATTCACAGATTGCTAAGCTAACAAAGAG TACCCAACTATTCGTGCGGCAGTTTCGTAAATCTCTTCAAATTCAACCAACGGTTAGACAGATAGACACGGTGTCAGCTGAGTGGCCAGCTTCCACCAACTATTTGTATATGACGTACGCTGCATGCAACGAACATGATGTCGAATGTATGGGCGGGAGCATTATTGTGCTGGGATCGGGCGCGTATAGAATTGGAAGCAGCGTTGAGTTTGATTGGTGTGCGGTACAATGTGTTGCAGAACTTAATAAG CTTggttacaaaacaattatgaTAAATTGTAATCCTGAAACTGTGAGCACCGATTACGATCAATGCGATCGGTTATATTTCGAGGAATTGTCGTTTGAATCTGTAATGGATGTTTGCGAATACGAGAAACCTGCTGGAGTAATATTAAGCATGGGAGGCCAACTACCCAACAATATTGCTATGGCATTGCATCATCAACAG GTTCGTGTGCTTGGTTCACTACCGGAGTCAATCGACAACGCAGAAAACAGATTCAAGTTTTCCCGAATGTTGGATAATATTAAGATAAGTCAACCACAGTGGAAGGAATTGACACAGATTGATGAAGTTAAGACATTCTGCAACAAG GTTCGTTACCCCTGCCTTGTACGACCTTCTTACGTACTCAGTGGAGCAGCTATGTCCGTCATTCACACTGAGGATGACTTGtcaaattatttaaagaatgcagctgag GTATCCAAGGAACATCCCGTCGTAATATCCAAGTTCATCATGGACGCCAAGGAGATTGATGTGGATGCCGTGGCGTGCGATGGTGAAGTCGTTGTGATGGCTGTAAGTGAACATGTGGAGAACGCAG GTGTTCACTCGGGCGACGCTACCCTGGTTACCCCTCCACaagatttaaacaatgaaacatTGGAAAAGATTCACCAAATAGTTCGTGCGATTGGGAGGGAGCTTGAAGTTAACGGACCGTTTAATCTGCAGTTGATTgcaaag gaaAACCAACTGAAAGTTATTGAatgtaatgttcgaacatcgcGATCGTTTCCCTTTGTTTCTAAAACTCTGGGATGCAACCTTGTTGCTGTGGCAACCCGTGCAATTATGGGCCAACCACTGGACATCAAACAACCGGTTGGTACGGAACAATATAAGTCGGATATTTTGTTGTCGGGACCGAAAGTTGGGGTGAAG GTTGCGCAATTCTCATTCTCAAGGCTTGGGGGTGCCGACGTTATGCTGGGAGTGGAGATGGCTTCGACAG GTGAAGTCGCATGCTTTGGCCTCACAAGATACGAAGCTTACCTCAAAGCTTTGTTGAGcactggttttaaaattccccAAAAAGATATTTTGCTTTCAATTGGAAGTTATAAG CATAAATCTGAATTCTTGCCGTCGGTTCGGACATTGGCGCACCTTGGTTTTACTTTGTATGGCACAGTTGGTACGGCCGACTTTTATACTGAGCATGGTATtaag GTAAAAGCTTTAGATTGGCCAAacgaagaaaatgaaaaaaagtctAAGAATATTTCTCAATATTCgatcaaagaatatttaacgAATAATATTTTTGGACTTGTAATAAATCTACCTATGAGAAGTGGAGGAGGCAGTGGCAGTGGAAGCTCTGCTCGGCAATCTGCAAACCCATCTTCTGTTGCAACCAGGGGATATTTATTCAGGAGGCTTGCCATTGATCTTTCCGTGCCTTTGATCACTGATGTTAAATGCGCTAAACTGTTTGTTCAG GCGATGAGAAAATTAGATGGAAAAGCCCCTAAACTGCACCCACACATCGATTGCATTACGTCAAAATCCTTGATTAAATTACCAGGTatggtttga
- the LOC445704 gene encoding TC10 protein isoform X1, with amino-acid sequence MMLDLRRITIELSKWNEGKAIVLRGKGNMFCAGSDLAAVQFLVSPKEGGNVCMYMQNTLYAFQCLPMVSLAYIEGKAMGGGAELVTACDLRLMHESAEIRFVQRRLGLIPGWGGTTRLKRLIGRQRAMRLLMSGLGVRGEEALRMGLVDGVGCEPHVWLDTVVGGLDSYVIKTIKSAVNQTDFKTDQQSLQREIELIYKVWGGPANRQAIDAIKPTITVGGTPYVLELIDTAGQEDYDRLRPLSYNKADVFLVCYSVVVPSSFTNIKETWIPELKQHSTKVPYILVGTQTDLRDDPRVLQELHKKKQKPVNVESGQRRAAKLGAAAYKECSAVTMNGIKDVFDEAIHTVLYPEEKSSEKKNCTIS; translated from the exons ATGATGTTGGACCTACGTCGAATTACGATTGAGCTATCCAAGTGGAACGAAGGTAAAGCCATAGTTTTACGCGGTAAAGGAAACATGTTTTGCGCCGGTTCAGATTTGGCAGCTGTTCAATTCCTTGTCTCGCCCAAG GAAGGTGGCAATGTGTGTATGTACATGCAAAACACTTTGTATGCGTTCCAGTGCCTACCGATGGTTAGTTTGGCCTATATTGAAGGCAAAGCAATGGGGGGAGGGGCTGAGCTTGTAACAGCGTGCGATTTAAG ACTAATGCATGAGTCAGCAGAAATCCGGTTTGTTCAACGACGACTCGGGTTAATTCCTGGGTGGGGGGGAACCACCCGGTTAAAGAGGTTAATTGGCCGACAACGAGCGATGCGTCTTTTAATGTCTGGGTTGGGGGTTAGGGGCGAGGAAGCATTGCGTATGGGTTTAGTGGATGGGGTGGGTTGTGAACCCCATGTTTGGCTCGATACAGTTGTTGGTGGGTTGGATAGCTATGTGATAAAGACCATCAAgtcagctgtcaatcaaacagaCTTCAAAACTGATCAACAATCTTTACAAAGAGAAATAgaacttatttataaagtttgggGTGGCCCTGCTAATAGACAAGCTATTGATGCAATAAAAC CAACGATTACTGTGGGCGGTACACCATATGTGTTGGAACTCATAGATACAGCGGGTCAAGAGGATTATGACAGATTAAGACCATTGTCCTACAACAAAGCCGACGTTTTCCTTGTTTGTTACTCTGTTGTCGTGCCTTCTTCGTTTACAAACATCAAAGAAACTTGGATACCAGAGTTAAAACAACACTCAACAAAGGTGCCCTATATTTTG GTTGGAACGCAAACCGATCTTCGGGACGACCCAAGAGTTTTACAGGAACTCcacaaaaagaaacaaaaacctgTTAATGTTGAAAGTGGGCAACGTCGCGCGGCGAAGTTGGGGGCCGCTGCTTACAAAGAATGCTCGGCAGTTACGATGAATGGAATTAAAGATGTTTTTGACGAAGCGATACACACTGTGTTGTACCCAGAGGAAAAATCTAGCGAGAAAAAGAATTGTACAATATCTTAA
- the LOC445704 gene encoding TC10 protein isoform X2 produces the protein MMLDLRRITIELSKWNEGKAIVLRGKGNMFCAGSDLAAVQFLVSPKEGGNVCMYMQNTLYAFQCLPMVSLAYIEGKAMGGGAELVTACDLRLMHESAEIRFVQRRLGLIPGWGGTTRLKRLIGRQRAMRLLMSGLGVRGEEALRMGLVDGVGCEPHVWLDTVVGGLDSYVIKTIKSAVNQTDFKTDQQSLQREIELIYKVWGGPANRQAIDAIKPTITVGGTPYVLELIDTAGQEDYDRLRPLSYNKADVFLVCYSVVVPSSFTNIKETWIPELKQHSTKVGTQTDLRDDPRVLQELHKKKQKPVNVESGQRRAAKLGAAAYKECSAVTMNGIKDVFDEAIHTVLYPEEKSSEKKNCTIS, from the exons ATGATGTTGGACCTACGTCGAATTACGATTGAGCTATCCAAGTGGAACGAAGGTAAAGCCATAGTTTTACGCGGTAAAGGAAACATGTTTTGCGCCGGTTCAGATTTGGCAGCTGTTCAATTCCTTGTCTCGCCCAAG GAAGGTGGCAATGTGTGTATGTACATGCAAAACACTTTGTATGCGTTCCAGTGCCTACCGATGGTTAGTTTGGCCTATATTGAAGGCAAAGCAATGGGGGGAGGGGCTGAGCTTGTAACAGCGTGCGATTTAAG ACTAATGCATGAGTCAGCAGAAATCCGGTTTGTTCAACGACGACTCGGGTTAATTCCTGGGTGGGGGGGAACCACCCGGTTAAAGAGGTTAATTGGCCGACAACGAGCGATGCGTCTTTTAATGTCTGGGTTGGGGGTTAGGGGCGAGGAAGCATTGCGTATGGGTTTAGTGGATGGGGTGGGTTGTGAACCCCATGTTTGGCTCGATACAGTTGTTGGTGGGTTGGATAGCTATGTGATAAAGACCATCAAgtcagctgtcaatcaaacagaCTTCAAAACTGATCAACAATCTTTACAAAGAGAAATAgaacttatttataaagtttgggGTGGCCCTGCTAATAGACAAGCTATTGATGCAATAAAAC CAACGATTACTGTGGGCGGTACACCATATGTGTTGGAACTCATAGATACAGCGGGTCAAGAGGATTATGACAGATTAAGACCATTGTCCTACAACAAAGCCGACGTTTTCCTTGTTTGTTACTCTGTTGTCGTGCCTTCTTCGTTTACAAACATCAAAGAAACTTGGATACCAGAGTTAAAACAACACTCAACAAAG GTTGGAACGCAAACCGATCTTCGGGACGACCCAAGAGTTTTACAGGAACTCcacaaaaagaaacaaaaacctgTTAATGTTGAAAGTGGGCAACGTCGCGCGGCGAAGTTGGGGGCCGCTGCTTACAAAGAATGCTCGGCAGTTACGATGAATGGAATTAAAGATGTTTTTGACGAAGCGATACACACTGTGTTGTACCCAGAGGAAAAATCTAGCGAGAAAAAGAATTGTACAATATCTTAA
- the LOC445704 gene encoding TC10 protein isoform X3, producing MYMQNTLYAFQCLPMVSLAYIEGKAMGGGAELVTACDLRLMHESAEIRFVQRRLGLIPGWGGTTRLKRLIGRQRAMRLLMSGLGVRGEEALRMGLVDGVGCEPHVWLDTVVGGLDSYVIKTIKSAVNQTDFKTDQQSLQREIELIYKVWGGPANRQAIDAIKPTITVGGTPYVLELIDTAGQEDYDRLRPLSYNKADVFLVCYSVVVPSSFTNIKETWIPELKQHSTKVPYILVGTQTDLRDDPRVLQELHKKKQKPVNVESGQRRAAKLGAAAYKECSAVTMNGIKDVFDEAIHTVLYPEEKSSEKKNCTIS from the exons ATGTACATGCAAAACACTTTGTATGCGTTCCAGTGCCTACCGATGGTTAGTTTGGCCTATATTGAAGGCAAAGCAATGGGGGGAGGGGCTGAGCTTGTAACAGCGTGCGATTTAAG ACTAATGCATGAGTCAGCAGAAATCCGGTTTGTTCAACGACGACTCGGGTTAATTCCTGGGTGGGGGGGAACCACCCGGTTAAAGAGGTTAATTGGCCGACAACGAGCGATGCGTCTTTTAATGTCTGGGTTGGGGGTTAGGGGCGAGGAAGCATTGCGTATGGGTTTAGTGGATGGGGTGGGTTGTGAACCCCATGTTTGGCTCGATACAGTTGTTGGTGGGTTGGATAGCTATGTGATAAAGACCATCAAgtcagctgtcaatcaaacagaCTTCAAAACTGATCAACAATCTTTACAAAGAGAAATAgaacttatttataaagtttgggGTGGCCCTGCTAATAGACAAGCTATTGATGCAATAAAAC CAACGATTACTGTGGGCGGTACACCATATGTGTTGGAACTCATAGATACAGCGGGTCAAGAGGATTATGACAGATTAAGACCATTGTCCTACAACAAAGCCGACGTTTTCCTTGTTTGTTACTCTGTTGTCGTGCCTTCTTCGTTTACAAACATCAAAGAAACTTGGATACCAGAGTTAAAACAACACTCAACAAAGGTGCCCTATATTTTG GTTGGAACGCAAACCGATCTTCGGGACGACCCAAGAGTTTTACAGGAACTCcacaaaaagaaacaaaaacctgTTAATGTTGAAAGTGGGCAACGTCGCGCGGCGAAGTTGGGGGCCGCTGCTTACAAAGAATGCTCGGCAGTTACGATGAATGGAATTAAAGATGTTTTTGACGAAGCGATACACACTGTGTTGTACCCAGAGGAAAAATCTAGCGAGAAAAAGAATTGTACAATATCTTAA
- the LOC445704 gene encoding TC10 protein — MASMLRCVVVGDGAVGKTSMLISYTKGGFPDEYVPTILDQYAATITVGGTPYVLELIDTAGQEDYDRLRPLSYNKADVFLVCYSVVVPSSFTNIKETWIPELKQHSTKVPYILVGTQTDLRDDPRVLQELHKKKQKPVNVESGQRRAAKLGAAAYKECSAVTMNGIKDVFDEAIHTVLYPEEKSSEKKNCTIS, encoded by the exons ATGGCTAGCATGTTAAGGTGTGTAGTGGTAGGAGACGGCGCAGTGGGTAAGACCAGTATGCTTATCAGTTACACAAAAGGGGGTTTCCCAGACGAATATGTTCCAACGATACTTGATCAGTATGcgg CAACGATTACTGTGGGCGGTACACCATATGTGTTGGAACTCATAGATACAGCGGGTCAAGAGGATTATGACAGATTAAGACCATTGTCCTACAACAAAGCCGACGTTTTCCTTGTTTGTTACTCTGTTGTCGTGCCTTCTTCGTTTACAAACATCAAAGAAACTTGGATACCAGAGTTAAAACAACACTCAACAAAGGTGCCCTATATTTTG GTTGGAACGCAAACCGATCTTCGGGACGACCCAAGAGTTTTACAGGAACTCcacaaaaagaaacaaaaacctgTTAATGTTGAAAGTGGGCAACGTCGCGCGGCGAAGTTGGGGGCCGCTGCTTACAAAGAATGCTCGGCAGTTACGATGAATGGAATTAAAGATGTTTTTGACGAAGCGATACACACTGTGTTGTACCCAGAGGAAAAATCTAGCGAGAAAAAGAATTGTACAATATCTTAA